From a region of the Agromyces ramosus genome:
- the glgC gene encoding glucose-1-phosphate adenylyltransferase translates to MATRKVFGIVLAGGEGKRLMPLTEDRAKPAVPFGGQYRLIDFALSNLLNSGLRQIVVLTQYKSHSLDRHISQTWRMSGLLNSYVASVPAQQRLGKRWFSGSADAILQSLNLIYDEQPDIIAVVGADHVYRMDFSQMIDAHVESGAAATVAAIRQPISLADQFGVIEVDPNDSGRIHRFLEKPSDPVGLPDAPHEVLASMGNYVFDADALIDAVLRDGERTDSSHDMGGDIIPAFVEQGRAGVYDLQRNEVPGSTDRDRYYWRDVGTIDSFFEAHQDLISVLPVFNLYNREWPIFSQQLNSPPAKFTRDARGSLGTVIDSIVSLGSVISGAHVERSVLGPWAIVGSGAHVADSILFDRARIDAGATVQRAILDKEVVVEAGARIGVDRAEDVARGFIVTDSGITVVGKGSRVRSAA, encoded by the coding sequence ATGGCCACGCGCAAGGTATTCGGCATCGTGCTCGCCGGCGGCGAGGGCAAGCGACTCATGCCCCTGACAGAAGACCGCGCAAAGCCCGCGGTGCCGTTCGGCGGCCAGTACCGCCTGATCGACTTCGCCCTGTCGAATCTCCTGAACTCGGGGCTGAGGCAGATCGTCGTGCTCACCCAGTACAAGTCGCACAGCCTCGACCGCCACATCTCGCAGACCTGGCGCATGAGCGGACTGCTGAACTCCTACGTGGCCTCGGTGCCCGCGCAGCAGCGACTCGGCAAGCGCTGGTTCTCGGGTTCGGCCGACGCGATCCTGCAGAGCCTCAACCTCATCTACGACGAGCAGCCCGACATCATCGCCGTCGTCGGCGCCGACCACGTGTACCGCATGGACTTCAGCCAGATGATCGACGCGCACGTCGAATCCGGTGCGGCGGCGACCGTCGCGGCGATCCGCCAGCCGATCTCGCTCGCCGACCAGTTCGGGGTCATCGAGGTCGACCCGAATGACTCGGGTCGCATCCACCGGTTCCTCGAGAAGCCGAGCGATCCGGTCGGGCTTCCCGATGCCCCGCACGAGGTGCTCGCGTCGATGGGCAACTACGTCTTCGATGCCGACGCCCTCATCGACGCGGTCCTCCGCGATGGCGAACGCACCGACTCGAGCCATGACATGGGCGGCGACATCATCCCGGCCTTCGTCGAGCAGGGCCGCGCGGGCGTCTACGACCTGCAGCGCAACGAAGTGCCGGGCTCGACCGATCGCGACCGCTACTACTGGCGCGACGTCGGAACCATCGACTCGTTCTTCGAGGCGCACCAGGACCTCATCTCGGTGCTGCCGGTCTTCAACCTCTACAACCGCGAGTGGCCGATCTTCAGCCAGCAGCTCAACTCGCCGCCCGCGAAGTTCACGCGCGACGCGCGCGGCTCGCTCGGCACCGTCATCGACTCGATCGTCTCGCTCGGCTCGGTGATCTCGGGTGCGCACGTCGAACGAAGCGTGCTCGGACCCTGGGCGATCGTCGGGTCGGGCGCTCACGTGGCCGATTCGATCCTCTTCGACCGGGCCCGCATCGACGCCGGGGCCACGGTGCAACGGGCGATCCTCGACAAGGAGGTCGTCGTCGAGGCGGGCGCACGCATCGGGGTCGACCGCGCCGAAGACGTGGCGCGCGGCTTCATCGTGACCGACAGCGGCATCACCGTGGTCGGCAAGGGCTCGCGGGTTCGGTCCGCGGCGTGA
- a CDS encoding exonuclease domain-containing protein: MDVTTAARWADTLAVFDLETTGIDVDTCRIVTAHVGVIGVGGEVLERREWLVDPGVEIPTAASLIHGVTTERARLEGQSAVSAVAEIIAALTDAATRGLPIVAYNAAYDLTILEREATRYGHTPLPGPGPVVDPLVIDKAVDRYRRGKRTLSATAAHYGVVLDDAHDAGADAVAAGRVAQAIARAYPELAATAVAELHARQVDWCREQAESYQSWRRANGEPEFTTSGAWPVR, from the coding sequence ATGGATGTCACGACTGCAGCCCGCTGGGCCGATACCCTCGCCGTGTTCGACCTCGAGACCACCGGCATCGACGTCGATACGTGCCGCATCGTCACCGCCCACGTCGGCGTCATCGGCGTCGGCGGCGAGGTGCTCGAGCGCCGCGAGTGGCTCGTCGATCCGGGCGTCGAGATCCCCACGGCGGCCTCGCTCATCCACGGGGTCACCACCGAACGCGCTCGTCTCGAGGGCCAGTCGGCCGTGTCGGCGGTCGCCGAGATCATCGCTGCGCTGACGGATGCCGCGACTCGCGGCCTGCCGATCGTCGCGTACAACGCGGCCTACGACCTCACCATCCTCGAGCGCGAGGCCACCCGCTACGGCCACACTCCGCTGCCAGGCCCGGGCCCCGTCGTCGACCCCCTCGTGATCGACAAGGCGGTCGACCGCTACCGGCGCGGCAAGCGCACGCTCTCCGCCACCGCGGCGCACTACGGCGTCGTCCTCGACGACGCACACGACGCCGGCGCCGACGCCGTGGCCGCAGGCCGCGTCGCGCAGGCGATCGCCCGCGCCTACCCCGAGCTCGCCGCGACCGCGGTCGCCGAGCTGCACGCACGCCAAGTCGACTGGTGCCGCGAGCAGGCCGAAAGCTACCAGTCGTGGCGCCGCGCCAACGGCGAGCCCGAGTTCACGACGTCGGGCGCCTGGCCGGTGCGCTGA
- a CDS encoding type B 50S ribosomal protein L31 has translation MKTDIHPEYAAVVFRDLASGATFLTRSTVKSEKTIELDGETYPVIDVEISSESHPFYTGKQRIMDSAGRVEKFNQRFKNFGK, from the coding sequence ATGAAGACCGACATCCACCCCGAATACGCCGCCGTCGTCTTCCGCGACCTCGCCTCGGGCGCCACGTTCCTCACTCGTTCGACGGTGAAGAGCGAGAAGACGATCGAGCTCGACGGTGAGACCTACCCGGTCATCGACGTCGAGATCTCGTCGGAGTCGCACCCGTTCTACACGGGCAAGCAGCGCATCATGGACTCGGCCGGTCGCGTCGAGAAGTTCAACCAGCGCTTCAAGAACTTCGGCAAGTAG
- the serB gene encoding phosphoserine phosphatase SerB yields the protein MSGEVTGRRGGLLVVLDADSTLIREEAIELLAEAAGSLAHVAAVTERAMRGELDFAASLRERVATLEGLDVEVLATARDRMTPTDGVRELIDGVHAAGGLVGVVSGGFHELLDPLAERLGLDFCRANRLAVDGGRLTGRVDGAIVDASAKAAALEEWAAASGTPLSRTVAVGDGANDLLMLDRAALGVAFCAKPVVRRHADVAIDRPDLSGVLALAGLRG from the coding sequence GTGAGCGGTGAGGTCACCGGCCGCCGAGGCGGCCTGCTCGTCGTGCTCGACGCCGACTCGACGCTGATCCGTGAAGAGGCCATCGAGCTGCTCGCCGAGGCGGCGGGCAGCCTCGCGCACGTCGCCGCGGTCACCGAACGCGCGATGCGGGGCGAGCTCGACTTCGCGGCGAGCCTGCGTGAACGCGTCGCCACGCTCGAAGGGCTCGACGTCGAGGTGCTCGCGACTGCACGCGACCGGATGACCCCCACCGACGGCGTGCGCGAGCTCATCGACGGCGTGCACGCCGCCGGAGGTCTGGTGGGCGTCGTCTCGGGCGGATTCCACGAGTTGCTCGATCCGCTCGCCGAACGCCTCGGACTCGACTTCTGCCGGGCGAACCGGCTCGCCGTCGACGGGGGCCGGCTCACCGGGCGCGTCGACGGAGCCATCGTCGACGCCTCCGCGAAGGCGGCCGCGCTCGAGGAATGGGCTGCGGCATCCGGCACGCCCCTCTCCCGCACCGTGGCCGTGGGCGACGGCGCGAACGACCTGCTGATGCTCGACCGGGCGGCGCTCGGCGTCGCGTTCTGCGCGAAGCCCGTCGTGCGCCGGCACGCGGATGTCGCGATCGACCGGCCCGACCTCAGCGGCGTGCTCGCACTCGCCGGGCTCCGGGGTTAG
- a CDS encoding alpha/beta fold hydrolase, whose translation MIASPYAEQLARIPVRAHRADVADTETAWWEYGEGDAPVLVLVHGFRGDHHGLEPVVAQLPGFRIISPDLPGFGESATFADRPHDIEAYADWLAAFIETVGVSGSYTLLGHSFGSIVSAAAVARGLAPERLVLVNPIGAPALEGPRGVMTRLAVLYYRTAAALPERAGFALLRNGAIVRVMSVTMAKTRSKSLRRFIHDQHDRYFSAFGDRDAVLEAFRASVSHDVSQYAADITVPTLLVAAERDDVTPLAAQHRLVRLFPDASLEVIPEVGHLIHYETPGDAAARILRFLRSGAHA comes from the coding sequence ATGATCGCCTCCCCGTACGCCGAGCAGCTCGCTCGCATCCCCGTGCGGGCGCATCGCGCCGATGTCGCCGACACCGAGACCGCATGGTGGGAGTACGGCGAGGGCGATGCTCCCGTGCTCGTGCTCGTGCACGGGTTCCGCGGCGACCACCACGGTCTCGAGCCCGTGGTCGCGCAACTGCCCGGGTTCCGCATCATCTCGCCCGACCTGCCCGGCTTCGGCGAGTCGGCGACATTCGCCGATCGGCCGCACGACATCGAGGCCTACGCCGACTGGCTCGCCGCGTTCATCGAGACCGTCGGGGTCAGCGGCTCCTACACCCTGCTCGGCCATTCGTTCGGGTCGATCGTGTCGGCTGCGGCCGTCGCCCGCGGGCTCGCTCCCGAGCGGCTCGTGCTCGTGAACCCGATCGGCGCACCTGCGCTCGAGGGCCCGCGAGGGGTCATGACGCGGCTTGCGGTGCTCTACTACCGCACCGCGGCGGCGCTGCCCGAGCGGGCCGGCTTCGCACTGCTCCGCAACGGCGCGATCGTGCGGGTCATGAGCGTCACCATGGCCAAGACCCGGTCGAAGTCGCTTCGCCGATTCATCCACGACCAGCACGACCGCTACTTCTCGGCGTTCGGCGACCGCGACGCAGTGCTCGAGGCGTTCCGCGCGTCGGTCAGCCACGACGTGAGCCAGTATGCGGCCGACATCACGGTTCCCACGCTGCTCGTCGCCGCCGAGCGCGACGACGTCACGCCGCTGGCCGCGCAGCACCGTCTCGTGCGGCTGTTCCCCGATGCGTCGCTCGAGGTGATCCCCGAGGTCGGGCACCTCATCCACTACGAGACGCCCGGCGACGCGGCGGCGCGAATCCTCCGGTTCCTGCGCTCCGGAGCGCACGCGTGA
- a CDS encoding DUF3099 domain-containing protein: MKQQSITSLPPSPEAERRSRMIKYTIAMSIRVLCIFAMLFVQGWWLAVCAAGAIFLPYIAVVLANVGSPNRQSTVLRPGGLVLRTPPANDGPTDAPHQADAPRQADATPEADRDERGAA, encoded by the coding sequence ATGAAGCAGCAGTCGATCACCTCGCTGCCGCCCTCCCCCGAAGCGGAGCGGCGGTCGCGCATGATCAAGTACACGATCGCGATGTCGATCCGCGTGCTCTGCATCTTCGCCATGCTCTTCGTCCAGGGATGGTGGCTGGCGGTGTGCGCGGCCGGCGCGATCTTCCTGCCCTATATCGCGGTGGTGCTCGCGAACGTCGGGAGCCCCAACCGGCAATCGACCGTGCTCCGGCCGGGTGGCCTCGTGCTCCGCACTCCCCCGGCGAACGACGGGCCGACGGACGCACCGCACCAGGCAGATGCACCACGCCAGGCGGATGCCACTCCTGAAGCAGACCGCGACGAGCGTGGTGCCGCGTGA
- the glgA gene encoding glycogen synthase, whose product MRVDLLTREYPPEVYGGAGVHVAELVRALRRDLEVQVRCFGAPRPEAGTTGYPTPAEFSAANPALGTMGVDLLMAGDAAGADLVHSHTWYANFAGFTAKRLHGIPHVVTAHSLEPLRPWKAEQLGGGYRLSSWVERAAFEDADAVIAVSDGMRRDILRAYPSVDPGRVEVVYNGIDLDEWAPVDDLDTVRALGVDPERPSVVFVGRITRQKGLPYLLRAARLLPPEVQLVLCAGAPDTEEIMAEVTGLVDELRTERDGVVWIDRHLPRAELTALLTAATTFVCPSVYEPLGIVNLEAMACGAPVVGTATGGIPEVVDDGVTGVLVPIEQADDGTGTPIDPERFVADLAAALTEVVSDPARARAMGAAGRRRAEAQFAWDAIARRTRDVYDRVLGA is encoded by the coding sequence ATGCGCGTCGACCTGCTCACCCGCGAGTACCCGCCCGAGGTCTACGGAGGGGCCGGCGTGCACGTCGCCGAGCTCGTGCGTGCGCTTCGCCGAGATCTCGAGGTGCAGGTGCGCTGCTTCGGCGCCCCGCGGCCCGAAGCGGGCACGACCGGCTATCCGACGCCCGCGGAGTTCAGCGCGGCCAACCCGGCACTCGGCACCATGGGTGTCGACCTGCTGATGGCGGGCGACGCGGCAGGCGCCGATCTCGTGCACTCGCACACCTGGTACGCCAACTTCGCGGGCTTCACGGCGAAGCGCCTGCACGGCATCCCGCACGTCGTGACCGCGCACAGCCTCGAGCCGTTGCGACCGTGGAAGGCCGAACAGCTCGGCGGTGGATACCGGCTCTCGTCGTGGGTCGAGCGCGCCGCCTTCGAAGACGCCGACGCGGTGATCGCCGTGAGCGACGGCATGCGGCGCGACATCCTGCGCGCGTATCCGTCGGTCGATCCCGGGCGTGTCGAGGTCGTCTACAACGGCATCGACCTCGACGAGTGGGCGCCGGTCGACGACCTCGACACCGTGCGCGCATTGGGTGTCGACCCCGAGCGGCCCTCGGTGGTGTTCGTCGGCCGCATCACCCGCCAGAAGGGCCTGCCATACCTCCTGCGCGCGGCGCGGCTGCTGCCGCCCGAGGTGCAGCTCGTGCTGTGCGCGGGCGCACCTGACACCGAGGAGATCATGGCCGAGGTCACCGGCCTCGTCGACGAGCTCCGCACCGAGCGCGACGGTGTCGTGTGGATCGACCGGCACCTGCCGCGCGCTGAGCTCACGGCACTGCTCACCGCCGCGACGACGTTCGTGTGCCCGTCGGTGTACGAGCCGCTCGGCATCGTCAACCTCGAGGCGATGGCCTGCGGCGCGCCCGTCGTCGGCACGGCGACCGGCGGCATCCCCGAGGTCGTCGACGACGGCGTGACCGGCGTGCTCGTGCCGATCGAGCAGGCCGACGACGGCACCGGCACCCCGATCGATCCCGAGCGCTTCGTCGCCGACCTCGCTGCCGCGCTCACCGAGGTCGTGTCCGACCCGGCGCGTGCCCGGGCGATGGGCGCGGCGGGCCGCCGCCGCGCCGAGGCGCAGTTCGCCTGGGATGCGATCGCCCGTCGCACCCGCGACGTCTACGATCGCGTGCTCGGAGCCTGA
- a CDS encoding SURF1 family cytochrome oxidase biogenesis protein, with product MNDWRFLFARRWAGYLALTIVFAIACSALGTWQLNRRAEALAEVARIDANYDAAAVPVAEALPDPAAFDVDQRWQVVALSGEYLADEEIVVRNRPFEGSSGFEVVTPFLLDSGGVFMVDRGWIAQASDGRPSEYDAPPSGHVEVEARLKAGEDRIAGRTSTGVEFATIDLDELAERVGEPSYTGAYGVLVQSRSDAAEPPLAAARPVRDEGPHLSYALQWFVFALLAFIGLGWAANQERKGLAEASGAVDAPKVPREPKRAPRDRADADVEDEILDRR from the coding sequence GTGAACGACTGGCGCTTCCTGTTCGCGCGGCGATGGGCCGGCTATCTCGCCCTCACGATCGTGTTCGCGATCGCCTGCTCGGCGCTCGGAACGTGGCAACTGAACCGGCGCGCCGAAGCGCTCGCCGAGGTCGCACGCATCGACGCCAACTACGACGCGGCCGCCGTGCCGGTCGCCGAGGCGCTGCCCGATCCGGCGGCATTCGACGTCGACCAGCGCTGGCAGGTCGTCGCACTGTCGGGTGAGTACCTCGCCGACGAGGAGATCGTCGTCCGCAACCGCCCCTTCGAGGGCAGCTCGGGGTTCGAGGTCGTCACCCCGTTCCTGCTCGACTCCGGTGGGGTCTTCATGGTCGACCGCGGCTGGATCGCGCAGGCGTCCGACGGCCGGCCGAGCGAGTACGACGCTCCGCCGTCAGGGCACGTCGAGGTCGAGGCCCGGCTCAAGGCCGGTGAAGACCGCATCGCGGGTCGCACCTCCACGGGCGTCGAGTTCGCGACGATCGACCTCGACGAGCTCGCCGAGCGCGTCGGCGAGCCGAGCTACACGGGCGCCTATGGGGTCCTCGTGCAGTCGAGGTCGGATGCCGCAGAGCCGCCGCTCGCGGCGGCACGGCCCGTGCGCGACGAAGGTCCGCACCTCTCGTACGCCCTGCAGTGGTTCGTGTTCGCGCTGCTCGCGTTCATCGGACTCGGGTGGGCGGCGAACCAGGAGCGCAAGGGGCTCGCCGAGGCATCCGGTGCCGTCGATGCGCCGAAGGTGCCACGCGAGCCGAAGCGCGCGCCTCGTGACCGCGCCGACGCCGACGTCGAAGACGAGATCCTCGACCGCCGCTGA
- a CDS encoding beta-ketoacyl-ACP reductase, which yields MTTSRTVLVTGGNRGIGFAIASEFLAQGHRVAVTARSGEGPEGSLTVRADVTDAASIDQAFADVEAALGPVEVVVANAGITRDTLLLRMSEDEFTSVIDTNLTGAFRVVKRASKGMLKARFGRIVLISSVVGLYGSAGQVNYSASKAGLVGMARSLTRELGARNITTNVVAPGFIETDMTDQLPEAQQADYKKSIPLGRFASPGEVAKAVAWVAGDDAGYISGAVIPVDGGLGMGH from the coding sequence ATGACGACGAGCCGTACCGTCCTCGTGACCGGTGGCAATCGGGGCATCGGGTTCGCCATCGCGAGCGAGTTCCTCGCACAGGGCCACCGTGTCGCGGTCACGGCGCGCTCCGGCGAGGGGCCGGAGGGCTCGCTCACGGTCCGGGCGGATGTCACGGATGCCGCTTCCATCGACCAGGCGTTCGCCGACGTCGAGGCGGCGCTCGGTCCCGTCGAGGTCGTCGTGGCGAACGCCGGCATCACGCGCGACACGCTGCTGCTCCGCATGAGCGAAGACGAGTTCACGAGCGTCATCGACACGAACCTCACGGGGGCGTTCAGGGTCGTCAAGCGCGCCTCGAAGGGCATGCTGAAGGCACGATTCGGCCGCATCGTGCTCATCTCGAGCGTCGTGGGGCTCTACGGGTCTGCCGGCCAGGTCAACTACTCCGCCTCGAAGGCGGGACTCGTGGGCATGGCGCGCTCGCTGACGCGCGAGCTCGGCGCCCGCAACATCACGACCAACGTCGTCGCGCCCGGCTTCATCGAGACCGACATGACCGACCAGCTGCCCGAGGCCCAGCAGGCCGACTACAAGAAGAGCATCCCGCTCGGTCGCTTCGCGTCGCCGGGCGAGGTCGCGAAGGCCGTGGCGTGGGTCGCCGGCGACGACGCAGGCTACATCTCGGGCGCCGTCATCCCCGTCGATGGCGGCCTCGGCATGGGGCACTGA
- a CDS encoding glycosyltransferase family 4 protein, with translation MRIVVDCRYTRIGQHDGISRFTAGIVTELGKRHPLTMLVSDHRQLEMLPSLPWQLISPVTSIREPFVASQVKRLRPDVVFTPMQTMGSWGRDYKLLLTVHDLIYYENRTPPRDLPWPVRLLWRLYHLAWWPQRMLLNRADAVVTVSETTAGLIHEHHLTDRPVVVVPNAADDLAVPALPRVRPDGHRLVYMGSYMPYKNVDTLVRAVAALPDHELHLMSRISRDERARLTRLAPQARLVFHDGVTDAAYAELLAGATALVTASRAEGFGIPLVEAMRLGTPVVVSDIPIFREIGGDAAMYFDPANPEALVAALWALERPGEWERRSAASVEIAARFNWATSAERLLELMLSIAGPGSRRRRRRTAGA, from the coding sequence GTGAGGATCGTCGTCGACTGCCGCTACACCCGCATCGGGCAGCACGACGGAATCAGCCGATTCACGGCGGGCATCGTGACCGAGCTCGGCAAGCGGCATCCGCTCACGATGCTCGTCAGCGACCACCGCCAGCTCGAGATGCTGCCGTCGCTGCCGTGGCAGCTCATCAGCCCGGTCACGAGCATCCGTGAACCGTTCGTCGCGTCGCAGGTCAAGAGGCTGCGGCCCGACGTCGTGTTCACGCCCATGCAGACCATGGGCTCGTGGGGGCGCGACTACAAGCTCCTCCTCACCGTGCACGACCTCATCTACTACGAGAACCGCACGCCGCCGCGCGACCTGCCCTGGCCCGTGCGGCTGCTCTGGCGGCTCTATCACCTCGCGTGGTGGCCGCAGCGGATGCTCCTGAACCGCGCCGATGCCGTGGTCACCGTCTCCGAGACCACGGCCGGGCTCATCCACGAGCACCACCTCACCGATCGCCCGGTCGTCGTCGTGCCGAACGCGGCCGACGACCTCGCCGTGCCGGCGCTGCCACGGGTGCGCCCCGACGGGCACCGACTCGTCTACATGGGCTCCTACATGCCCTACAAGAACGTCGACACGCTCGTGCGCGCGGTCGCAGCTCTGCCCGACCACGAACTCCACCTGATGAGCCGCATCAGTCGCGACGAGCGAGCGCGACTCACGCGGCTCGCCCCGCAGGCACGGCTCGTCTTCCACGATGGGGTGACGGATGCCGCGTACGCCGAGCTCCTCGCCGGCGCTACCGCCCTCGTCACCGCCTCACGCGCAGAGGGATTCGGCATCCCACTCGTCGAGGCCATGCGGCTCGGCACGCCGGTCGTCGTGAGCGACATCCCCATCTTCCGCGAGATCGGCGGAGACGCGGCGATGTACTTCGACCCGGCCAATCCCGAGGCGCTCGTGGCCGCGCTCTGGGCGCTCGAACGCCCGGGCGAATGGGAACGGCGCTCAGCGGCATCCGTCGAGATCGCCGCCCGGTTCAACTGGGCGACCTCCGCCGAGCGGCTGCTCGAGCTCATGCTGAGCATCGCGGGCCCGGGTTCGCGGCGGCGACGCCGGCGCACGGCGGGCGCCTGA
- a CDS encoding ABC transporter ATP-binding protein — MASTVLQFHDVSVVRDGNTILDSVTWSVDSDERWVILGPNGAGKTTLLQIAAAAMHPSKGTAEVLQESLGKVDVFELRPMIGFASTAMARKIPRNETVIDVVLTAAYSVTGRWNEEYEKIDLRRAQRVLSEWGLEGFADRRFGSLSDGEQKRVQIARSVMTDPELLLLDEPAASLDLGAREELVGLLGGYAASSASPAIVMVTHHVEEIPVGFTHALLLKNGGIVAAGPLTEALTAEKLTEAFDMTIELDETDGRYAARAA; from the coding sequence ATGGCGAGTACGGTTCTGCAGTTCCACGATGTGTCGGTGGTCCGCGATGGCAACACGATCCTCGACTCCGTGACCTGGAGCGTCGACTCCGATGAGCGTTGGGTCATCCTCGGGCCGAACGGTGCCGGCAAGACGACGCTGCTGCAGATCGCCGCCGCGGCGATGCATCCTTCGAAGGGCACCGCCGAGGTGCTGCAGGAGTCGCTCGGCAAGGTCGACGTCTTCGAGCTCCGGCCCATGATCGGGTTCGCGTCCACCGCGATGGCCCGCAAGATCCCGCGCAACGAGACCGTGATCGACGTCGTGCTCACGGCGGCGTACTCGGTCACCGGCCGCTGGAACGAGGAGTACGAGAAGATCGACCTCCGCCGCGCCCAGCGGGTGCTCTCCGAGTGGGGCCTCGAGGGCTTCGCCGACCGCCGGTTCGGCAGCCTCTCCGACGGTGAGCAGAAGCGCGTGCAGATCGCCCGGTCGGTCATGACCGACCCCGAGCTGCTCCTCCTCGACGAGCCCGCCGCGAGCCTCGACCTCGGTGCCCGCGAAGAGCTCGTCGGCCTCCTCGGCGGCTACGCGGCCTCGTCCGCCTCGCCCGCGATCGTCATGGTCACGCACCACGTCGAAGAGATCCCGGTGGGCTTCACGCACGCGCTGCTGCTCAAGAACGGCGGCATCGTGGCTGCGGGCCCGCTCACCGAGGCGCTCACCGCCGAGAAGCTGACCGAGGCGTTCGACATGACCATCGAACTCGACGAGACCGACGGGCGGTACGCGGCACGCGCCGCGTGA
- a CDS encoding SMP-30/gluconolactonase/LRE family protein, which produces MTSRNVARLFATAALSALLVATASQAAGAVTMSPPGSTGSLADRIPLPNGFQPEGIAIDSQGTVYVGSLADGDIYVGDVRSGEQEAIIPGPGTPSVGLKVDQRGRLFVAGGPTGTARVVDTETGELLASYQLTTGPTFVNDVVVTRSAAWFTDSQQAQLYRLPLSPSGELPDADEVETLPLTGEWEQQPGFNANGIAQTPDRQALLVIQSVTGTLFRVDPATGEATAVDLGGVALNNGDGLLVVGRTLYVVQNQLDTVAVVRLDPAGTSGEVVDLLTSPEFQVPTTVAAYANSLFLPNARFGTPPTPDTTYQVTRIGR; this is translated from the coding sequence ATGACCAGTCGCAACGTCGCGCGCCTGTTCGCGACCGCAGCTCTCAGCGCCCTCCTCGTAGCCACTGCCTCGCAGGCCGCCGGCGCCGTGACGATGTCACCGCCCGGGTCGACCGGCTCGCTCGCCGATCGCATTCCGCTGCCGAACGGCTTCCAGCCCGAGGGGATCGCGATCGACTCGCAGGGCACCGTGTATGTCGGGTCGCTCGCCGACGGTGACATCTACGTCGGTGACGTGCGCTCCGGGGAGCAGGAGGCGATCATCCCCGGGCCGGGAACTCCGTCCGTCGGACTGAAGGTCGACCAGCGGGGCCGCTTGTTCGTCGCGGGCGGCCCGACCGGCACGGCCCGCGTGGTCGACACCGAGACCGGCGAACTCCTCGCGAGCTATCAGCTGACGACCGGCCCGACGTTCGTGAACGACGTCGTCGTGACGCGGTCGGCCGCCTGGTTCACCGACAGCCAGCAGGCCCAGCTGTACAGACTTCCGCTCAGTCCCTCGGGCGAGCTGCCCGATGCCGACGAGGTCGAGACGCTCCCCCTGACCGGCGAATGGGAGCAGCAGCCGGGGTTCAACGCCAACGGCATCGCACAGACGCCCGACCGGCAGGCGCTCCTCGTCATCCAGTCGGTGACTGGAACGCTCTTCCGTGTCGACCCCGCGACCGGCGAGGCGACGGCCGTCGACCTCGGCGGGGTCGCCCTGAACAACGGCGACGGACTGCTGGTCGTCGGGCGCACCCTCTACGTCGTGCAGAACCAGCTCGACACCGTCGCCGTCGTGCGCCTCGATCCGGCCGGCACGAGCGGCGAGGTCGTCGACCTGCTCACGAGTCCCGAGTTCCAGGTGCCGACCACGGTGGCCGCCTACGCGAACAGCCTCTTCCTGCCCAATGCCCGCTTCGGCACGCCGCCGACGCCCGACACCACCTATCAGGTGACGCGCATCGGTCGCTGA